A single Lolium perenne isolate Kyuss_39 chromosome 6, Kyuss_2.0, whole genome shotgun sequence DNA region contains:
- the LOC127307011 gene encoding small ribosomal subunit protein mL103 (rPPR7)-like, translated as MAALASLLRRRSSRRDGVLLRTLCATTATPPAAPALSASAAKTRLRREYDADRSISLLEAIDTTSLSAGSTRHALSLAARRLSRAGRHADAEKLLSSHIQASPTEPHLSAILCSYASAGLPEKALDAFRSAAPSLASPISSMPFNALLSGFVRCRRHRRVPVLFEELSKEFSITPNAASYAILVKAHCMVRHDAKAHEVLARMREEGIPPTITIYTTMIDSMYKQKKSEEAKALWEQMLESGCKPDQASYNVRAMSHGLDGKPDGVLQVIAEMEADGVEPDTITYNFLMTAYCKAGKVEDAKALYRSLGDKGCPANAATYKHMVAYLSAHGDFDAALEIFRESISKHKVPDFKTMKGFVEGLAKGGRVAEAKQVISEVKKKFPDNMLSGWKTLEKELGFCSDNGDAIPQAECVAEEAVSEAQEPATAEALELEDSAAEETGVSQESAADGTPAPETSSDEEVPRGPA; from the coding sequence ATGGCAGCCCTCGcctccctcctccgccgccgcagcAGCCGCCGCGACGGCGTGCTCCTCCGCACGCTCTGCGCCACCACGGCCACACCTCCCGCCGCGCCCGCGCTCTCGGCCTCGGCCGCCAAGACGCGCCTCCGCCGGGAGTACGACGCCGACCGCTCCATCTCCCTCCTCGAGGCCATCGACACCACCTCCCTCTCCGCCGGCTCCACGCGCCACGCGCTCTCCCTcgccgcgcgccgcctctcccGCGCCGGGCGGCACGCCGACGCCGAGAAGCTCCTCTCCTCCCACATCCAAGCGTCCCCAACCGAGCCGCACCTCTCCGCCATCCTCTGCTCCTACGCCTCCGCGGGGCTCCCCGAGAAGGCCCTCGACGCCTTCCGCTCCGCCGCGCCGTCCCTCGCGTCCCCGATCTCCTCAATGCCATTCAACGCCCTCTTATCGGGCTTCGTCCGgtgccgccgccaccgtcgcgtccCGGTCCTCTTCGAGGAGCTCTCCAAGGAGTTCTCGATCACCCCCAACGCCGCCTCCTACGCCATCCTGGTGAAGGCCCATTGCATGGTTCGCCACGACGCGAAGGCGCACGAAGTGCTCGCCCGGATGCGCGAGGAAGGTATACCGCCGACCATCACCATCTACACCACGATGATTGATTCCATGTATAAGCAGAAGAAGAGTGAGGAGGCCAAGGCTTTGTGGGAGCAGATGCTGGAGAGCGGATGCAAGCCGGACCAAGCATCCTATAATGTGAGGGCGATGAGCCATGGACTGGACGGCAAGCCTGATGGTGTTCTCCAGGTGAttgcggaaatggaggctgatggAGTGGAGCCGGACACCATCACCTACAATTTCCTCATGACGGCCTATTGCAAGGCTGGGAAGGTGGAGGATGCCAAGGCGCTGTACCGTTCGCTAGGCGACAAGGGGTGCCCGGCGAATGCGGCCACGTATAAGCATATGGTGGCGTATCTTTCTGCTCATGGAGATTTTGATGCTGCGCTGGAGATTTTTAGGGAAAGCATCAGCAAGCACAAGGTGCCAGACTTTAAGACAATGAAGGGGTTTGTTGAAGGATTGGCAAAGGGAGGCAGGGTGGCTGAGGCCAAGCAGGTTATTTCCGAGGTGAAGAAGAAGTTCCCTGATAATATGTTGTCTGGGTGGAAGACGCTGGAAAAGGAGCTTGGGTTCTGCTCAGATAATGGAGATGCAATCCCTCAGGCAGAATGTGTGGCTGAAGAAGCGGTTTCTGAGGCCCAGGAGCCTGCTACTGCCGAGGCACTTGAACTCGAAGATTCTGCTGCTGAGGAAACGGGTGTGTCACAAGAATCTGCTGCGGATGGTACACCTGCACCTGAGACATCCAGTGATGAGGAAGTGCCGCGGGGTCCTGCTTAA
- the LOC127307010 gene encoding uncharacterized protein, with translation MARKPSPSAAAAEAADNDSFVASAKPAELLEAAANCDGVQGHALFFDALVQLIPPRFYLSVDDEDRPYYQGLSKSAKAAMKAQSRANIKAARRARLDPAGPPSSTLDLLKKSVADQEAEDQEEGEEQDKSQDEIQETGDEATTEGDDDGNDDDEEEEEDDGEKEEMLMAPAAVVSEDRSVTYEELRERLHRRITELRGNRCTRPEFLNKPQKEKSKKVKGSKVKTGKDEGTKRKREDADDAAEGKDGKKHKKEADGKAPDIVYGNVLVDPKDARRRKKRKIKNKKKELEQAKRMQRAKEDPKKATKMAWDLATRRAAGEKVHDNPTLIRQSMKKDKKRQEKAAEQWKDRQKTVDSKRKEKQNARTENIRERAQEKKARKIEKREKKLMRPGFEGRKEGYVNK, from the coding sequence ATGGCCAGGAAACCctcgccctccgccgccgccgctgaggCGGCCGACAACGATTCCTTCGTCGCCAGCGCGAAGCCCGCCGAGCTCCTAGAGGCAGCGGCCAACTGCGACGGTGTCCAAGGGCACGCCCTATTCTTCGACGCCCTCGTCCAGCTTATCCCCCCGCGCTTCTACCTCTCCGTCGACGACGAGGATCGCCCCTACTACCAGGGGCTCTCCAAGTCCGCCAAGGCGGCCATGAAGGCTCAGTCCCGCGCCAACATCAAGGCTGCCCGCCGAGCCCGCCTCGACCCCGCTGGGCCGCCTTCCTCCACCCTTGACCTCCTCAAGAAGTCCGTCGCCGACCAAGAGGCAGAGGACCAAGAGGAGGGGGAGGAGCAGGATAAGTCGCAAGACGAAATCCAGGAGACCGGGGACGAGGCAACCACAGAGGGCGACGATGATGGCAAcgatgacgatgaggaggaagaggaggatgatgGTGAGAAGGAGGAGATGCTGATGGCCCCGGCAGCAGTTGTTTCCGAAGACCGGTCGGTGACTTACGAGGAGCTTCGGGAGCGGCTTCATCGCCGCATCACGGAGCTCCGTGGGAACCGGTGCACCAGGCCGGAGTTCCTGAATAAGCCCCAGAAGGAGAAGAGCAAGAAGGTGAAGGGTTCTAAAGTGAAGACTGGGAAGGACGAGGGTACAAAGCGCAAGCGTGAGGACGCTGATGACGCAGCAGAGGGTAAGGATGGGAAGAAGCACAAGAAGGAGGCCGATGGGAAGGCTCCAGATATCGTGTATGGCAATGTGCTGGTTGATCCAAAGGATGcaaggcggaggaagaagaggaagatcaagaacaagaagaaggagctggagcaggctaaGCGGATGCAGAGGGCAAAGGAAGATCCTAAGAAGGCTACCAAGATGGCCTGGGATTTGGCAACAAGACGTGCTGCTGGGGAGAAGGTGCACGATAACCCAACGTTGATTAGGCAGAGCATGAAGAAGGATAAGAAGAGGCAGGAGAAGGCTGCGGAGCAGTGGAAGGACAGGCAGAAGACAGTGGAcagcaagaggaaggagaagcagAATGCACGGACGGAGAACATCCGGGAGCGGGCACAGGAGAAGAAGGCGCGCAAAATTGAGAAGCGTGAGAAGAAGCTTATGCGCCCTGGTTTCGAGGGTCGCAAAGAAGGATATGTCAATAAGTGA